From Rhodamnia argentea isolate NSW1041297 chromosome 10, ASM2092103v1, whole genome shotgun sequence, a single genomic window includes:
- the LOC115747585 gene encoding exopolygalacturonase-like, giving the protein MDKRSVLPAAIALLFFASTATSQIYDVTKYGASGGGSSDISQALVSAWKEACASTNASKVKITVPAGTYVLREVVLGGPCKAAIEVQVDGTLKAPADPAQMKTDGWVTFQNVDQFTLSGHGTFDGQGKTAWTKNICSKTKECANLPINIRFNFVTNAIVQDITSLDSKQFHVNVLGCKNFTFQHVTITAPGDSPNTDGIHIGRSTGVNIINTGIKTGGDCISIGDGSEQIHINGVTCGPGHGISVGSLGRYPGEQPVSGIFVKNSTITGAMNGVRIKTWPASPAGTATDMHFEDITLDNVGNPILIDRKYCPWNQCTAQVPSLIKISNISFRRIQGTSSTQVAVKLDCSPRYPCDKVEISDIDIAYHGAEGPATSLCTNVKPVISGKQNPAICANVTGSSQTQ; this is encoded by the exons ATGGACAAAAGATCGGTTTTACCTGCTGCAATTGCACTTCTGTTTTTTGCTTCCACAGCAACATCCCAAATTTATGATGTCACGAAATATGGCGCGAGTGGTGGCGGTAGTTCGGATATCAGCCAG gctcttgTTAGCGCATGGAAAGAGGCCTGCGCGTCGACAAATGCTAGCAAAGTCAAGATCACGGTGCCGGCAGGGACATATGTGTTAAGGGAAGTGGTCTTAGGAGGTCCATGCAAGGCCGCGATTGAGGTCCAGGTTGATGGCACACTCAAGGCCCCTGCAGATCCTGCCCAAATGAAGACCGATGGGTGGGTCACGTTCCAGAACGTTGACCAGTTCACATTGTCAGGTCACGGAACTTTCGATGGTCAAGGGAAAACGGCGTGGACAAAGAATATCTgcagcaaaacaaaggaatgcgCGAACCTTCCTATA AACATAAGGTTCAACTTTGTCACCAATGCCATAGTCCAGGACATAACTTCCCTTGACAGCAAACAGTTCCATGTGAATGTTTTGGGCTGCAAAAATTTCACGTTCCAACATGTTACCATCACTGCACCCGGAGATAGTCCCAACACGGACGGAATCCACATTGGTCGTTCAACTGGGGTCAATATAATCAACACTGGCATCAAGACCGGGGGCGATTGCATTTCCATCGGTGATGGCAGCGAGCAAATACACATCAATGGAGTAACTTGCGGGCCTGGTCATGGCATTAGTGTAGGGAGTCTTGGAAGATACCCAGGTGAACAGCCTGTGTCtggtatttttgtaaaaaacaGCACAATTACCGGCGCGATGAACGGTGTTAGGATCAAAACATGGCCTGCTTCTCCTGCCGGAACCGCTACGGACATGCATTTCGAGGATATTACATTGGACAATGTCGGGAACCCGATCCTCATAGATCGGAAGTACTGCCCATGGAATCAGTGCACGGCACAG GTTCCGTCCCTGATAAAGATAAGCAATATCAGCTTCAGAAGAATCCAGGGAACTTCTTCAACACAGGTAGCAGTTAAGCTTGATTGTAGCCCCCGCTACCCGTGCGACAAAGTGGAGATCAGCGACATCGATATCGCATACCATGGTGCTGAGGGTCCCGCTACATCCTTGTGTACCAATGTCAAGCCCGTTATCTCTGGCAAGCAGAACCCAGCAATCTGCGCCAATGTGACGGGAAGCTCTCAAACTCAGTAA
- the LOC115747584 gene encoding threonine--tRNA ligase, chloroplastic/mitochondrial 2-like, which translates to MEILASISEEPITIYHVGKHSYFFRETFIGKLPNWSLLLVLYWRGDENRPMLQRIYGTAWENEERLKAYVHFKEEATPGSQAQLPRSQSLFHTIDCNLSRRFYITYVDSNLEKKRPIMIHMAVLGLLMWFFVKGCSVRNKGSRSIRQLQYFGVLIEHSAGHFPLWLSPIRARILPVTNNQFEFCYEVMRKLKENGVRAEVCHGERLLKLIRNAEKQKILLMAVVGPKEVETGTVTVRSRFGGELGSITIGDFIDRITKARENIALF; encoded by the exons atggAGATACTGGCAAGCATCAGCGAAGAACCGATTACCATCTATCATGTTGGTAAGCATAGTTATTTCTTCAGGGAAACATTTATCGGAAAGCTGCCGAACTGGAGTCTGTTGCTGGTGCTTTACTGGAGGGGAGATGAAAACAGACCAATGCTGCAGAGGATCTATGGCACTGCCTGGGAGAACGAGGAACGGTTGAAAGCATATGTTCACTTTAAAGAGGAGGCAACGCCGGGATCACAGGCGCAGTTGCCAAGATCTCAATCTCTTTTCCATACA ATTGACTGTAATCTTTCCCGGCGGTTTTACATTACCTATGTTGACTCAAATTTAGAGAAGAAGCGGCCTATCATGATTCACATGGCAGTGCTTGGATTGCTGATGTGGTTCTTTGTGAAGGGAT GCAGTGTGAGAAATAAGGGTtctcgaagtattcgccaactccaataCTTTGGGGTCCTTATAGAGCACTCCGCAGGACATTTTCCATTATGGCTTTCTCCAATACGAGCTCGAATTTTGCCAGTTACCAACAACCAG TTCGAGTTCTGCTACGAGGTGATGCGAAAATTGAAAGAGAATGGCGTTAGAGCTGAAGTTTGTCATGGTGAGCGCTTGCTAAAACTTATCAGAAATGCCGAGAAGCAGAAGATACTATTGATGGCGGTTGTGGGCCCCAAGGAAGTCGAAACCGGAACCGTGACGGTCAGATCTAGATTTGGCGGGGAGCTCGGGAGTATAACCATTGGTGACTTTATAGACAGAATCACAAAGGCCAGAGAAAACATAGCCTTATTCTGA